The Iamia majanohamensis genome window below encodes:
- a CDS encoding glycosyltransferase, which yields MTAAPPPADESAPAATADPPVAGGAPAVVAVVVTRDPGPWFEEVLRSLAAQTYQSLSVLVVDAGSEEDPAPRVAAVLPRARVARQEGATGYGAAANRVLEAVEGAAFYLLCHDDVALAPDAVRHLVEEAFRTNGGVLGPKLLDWHDPRRIRSVGGAIDKVGAPAPAAEPGELDQEQHDAVRDVFYVAGGATLVRADLFRTLGGFDPGMTLHGDDVDLCWRAHIAGARVVVVPAAQARHLEALAERHPDDDRRRLQQRHRVRSLLTNYGPVHLLRVVPQALVLTLLEAVFAVVGGRFRHGAEVVAAWTWNLGHLGGLRRRRKANKAIRSVRDREVRELQVRGSARLTAFLRGQVGPADDRLGALAETGRDLSSALRTPLTRVAVAAAGFTLLLMFLGSRNLLFQPLPSVGELNAFPDSALELLRTHLSGWRTTAGGGTAPSPTGDGVFGLLGLASLGSMGLARKIAILGLLPAGPLGIWRLSRPIGSIRAAAAAVVVYTAVPLPYNALADGSWAALAAYAVVPWIVLGLARSMRLAPWGRLDLDDADTAHSVPPVSGLARVLGLGLAIALGAIVTPAIVPLAALVAVGLALGSLVAGRLAGVVRMLGTAVGGIAVALVLHLPWTFSLLADGGSWAAVVGADEQASRSLGQLLRFQTGPYGDTPFAWAFLVAAALPLVIGRGWRLAWAVRAWFTALAGWAVLVAVDEGWVTIPLPASEVLLAPAAVGLALSAGLGMAAFEVDLRHFRFGWRQLASVVAAAAVIVGGLGLVSGSFDGRWKVPRGDLNRALAPVLTADGDPEAEVLWLGDPDLLPLGAHDYRDDVALATSEGLPDVRSRWAGPRFASTDRLDQALDLAVDRRTARLGRILGPQGVRYVVVPTSEVPEAFGGSDRPPPPWLVDALEAQLDLEQVDTDRSLLVYRNTAWRGEVTAVPSGTELPDAPSGAAATDPEGWEDVAGEPEVGRVPFTAPGDTDVVAAVPADDGWSMTVEGGEVEADEAYGWALRAPDVAAGPGEVSYATGWGLRALVLLQPVLWVLVLLARNRAMARARGHDRDVAPVPEPATPEVDPVESAAAAVAGLAERTAAARRDGTDDTEEPARRRGGRRRRRKGSP from the coding sequence GTGACCGCCGCCCCTCCCCCCGCCGACGAGTCCGCGCCGGCTGCGACGGCCGACCCGCCCGTCGCCGGCGGCGCGCCCGCCGTCGTGGCCGTCGTGGTCACGCGCGACCCCGGGCCCTGGTTCGAGGAGGTCCTCCGCTCCCTCGCCGCCCAGACCTACCAGAGCCTCTCGGTCCTGGTCGTCGACGCCGGCAGCGAGGAGGACCCCGCCCCCCGGGTCGCAGCCGTGCTGCCCCGGGCGCGGGTGGCCCGCCAGGAGGGCGCCACCGGGTACGGGGCCGCCGCCAACCGGGTCCTCGAGGCCGTCGAGGGCGCCGCGTTCTACCTGCTCTGCCACGACGACGTGGCCCTCGCCCCCGACGCCGTACGCCACCTCGTGGAGGAGGCGTTCCGCACCAACGGCGGCGTGCTCGGCCCCAAGCTGCTCGACTGGCACGACCCCCGTCGCATCCGCTCGGTCGGCGGGGCCATCGACAAGGTGGGGGCGCCGGCCCCGGCCGCCGAGCCCGGCGAGCTCGACCAGGAGCAGCACGACGCCGTGCGCGACGTGTTCTACGTGGCCGGCGGGGCCACCCTCGTGCGCGCCGACCTGTTCCGGACCCTGGGCGGGTTCGACCCGGGCATGACCCTGCACGGCGACGACGTCGATCTGTGCTGGCGGGCCCACATCGCCGGGGCGCGGGTCGTGGTCGTGCCCGCGGCGCAGGCCCGCCACCTCGAGGCCCTGGCCGAGCGCCACCCCGACGACGACCGCCGTCGCCTGCAGCAGCGCCACCGGGTGCGGTCGCTGCTCACCAACTACGGCCCCGTGCACCTGCTCCGGGTCGTGCCCCAGGCCCTGGTCCTCACCCTGCTGGAGGCCGTGTTCGCCGTCGTGGGGGGCCGGTTCCGCCACGGGGCCGAGGTCGTGGCCGCCTGGACGTGGAACCTCGGCCACCTCGGCGGCCTGCGCCGGCGGCGCAAGGCCAACAAGGCCATCCGCTCGGTCCGCGACCGCGAGGTCCGCGAGCTCCAGGTGCGGGGCAGCGCCCGGCTCACCGCCTTCCTCCGGGGCCAGGTCGGGCCGGCCGACGACCGCCTGGGCGCCCTGGCCGAGACGGGCCGCGACCTCTCCTCGGCCCTCCGCACCCCGCTCACCCGGGTGGCCGTCGCCGCGGCCGGCTTCACCCTGCTGCTCATGTTCCTCGGCAGCCGCAACCTGCTGTTCCAGCCGCTGCCCTCGGTGGGCGAGCTCAACGCCTTCCCCGACTCGGCCCTCGAGCTGCTGCGCACCCACCTCTCCGGCTGGCGGACCACCGCCGGAGGGGGCACCGCACCGTCGCCCACCGGCGACGGGGTCTTCGGGCTGCTCGGCCTGGCCAGCCTCGGGTCGATGGGCCTGGCCCGCAAGATCGCCATCCTCGGGCTCCTGCCCGCCGGGCCGCTGGGCATCTGGCGGCTGTCGCGCCCCATCGGCTCCATCCGGGCCGCGGCCGCCGCCGTCGTCGTCTACACGGCCGTGCCGCTGCCCTACAACGCCCTGGCCGACGGGTCCTGGGCCGCCCTCGCCGCCTACGCCGTCGTGCCCTGGATCGTGCTCGGCCTGGCCCGCTCGATGCGCCTCGCCCCGTGGGGCCGCCTCGACCTCGACGACGCCGACACCGCCCACTCCGTGCCCCCGGTGAGCGGCCTGGCCCGGGTCCTCGGCCTCGGCCTGGCCATCGCCCTCGGGGCCATCGTCACCCCCGCCATCGTCCCCCTCGCCGCCCTCGTCGCGGTGGGCCTGGCCCTGGGCTCGCTCGTCGCCGGGCGGCTGGCCGGCGTGGTCCGGATGCTCGGCACGGCCGTCGGCGGCATCGCCGTGGCCCTGGTCCTCCACCTGCCGTGGACCTTCAGCCTGCTGGCCGACGGCGGCAGCTGGGCCGCGGTGGTCGGCGCCGACGAGCAGGCCAGCCGCTCCCTCGGCCAGCTCCTCCGCTTCCAGACCGGCCCCTACGGCGACACCCCGTTCGCCTGGGCGTTCCTCGTCGCCGCGGCCCTGCCCCTGGTCATCGGCCGGGGCTGGCGCCTGGCCTGGGCCGTGCGGGCCTGGTTCACCGCCCTCGCCGGGTGGGCCGTCCTCGTCGCCGTCGACGAGGGCTGGGTCACGATCCCCCTGCCGGCCTCGGAGGTGCTGCTCGCGCCCGCGGCCGTCGGCCTGGCCCTGAGCGCGGGCCTGGGCATGGCCGCCTTCGAGGTCGACCTCCGCCACTTCCGGTTCGGCTGGCGCCAGCTGGCCTCGGTGGTCGCGGCCGCGGCGGTCATCGTCGGGGGCCTGGGCCTGGTGTCGGGGTCCTTCGACGGACGCTGGAAGGTCCCCCGGGGCGACCTCAACCGGGCGCTGGCGCCCGTCCTCACCGCCGACGGCGACCCCGAGGCCGAGGTCCTGTGGCTGGGCGACCCCGACCTGCTGCCCCTCGGCGCCCACGACTACCGCGACGACGTGGCCCTGGCCACGAGCGAGGGCCTGCCCGACGTCCGGTCCCGGTGGGCGGGTCCCCGCTTCGCCAGCACCGACCGCCTCGACCAGGCCCTCGACCTGGCCGTCGACCGCCGCACCGCCCGCCTGGGTCGCATCCTCGGCCCGCAGGGCGTGCGCTACGTCGTCGTCCCCACCAGCGAGGTGCCCGAGGCCTTCGGCGGCAGCGACCGGCCCCCGCCCCCGTGGCTGGTCGACGCCCTCGAGGCCCAGCTCGACCTGGAGCAGGTCGACACCGACCGGTCCCTGCTCGTCTACCGCAACACCGCCTGGCGCGGCGAGGTCACGGCGGTGCCGTCGGGGACCGAGCTGCCCGACGCCCCGAGCGGGGCGGCGGCCACCGACCCCGAGGGCTGGGAGGACGTGGCCGGCGAGCCCGAGGTGGGGCGGGTGCCGTTCACCGCCCCCGGCGACACCGACGTGGTGGCCGCGGTGCCCGCCGACGACGGCTGGTCGATGACCGTCGAGGGCGGCGAGGTCGAGGCCGACGAGGCCTACGGCTGGGCCCTCCGGGCCCCCGACGTGGCCGCCGGGCCGGGTGAGGTGTCCTACGCCACCGGCTGGGGCCTCCGCGCCCTGGTCCTGCTCCAGCCCGTGCTGTGGGTGCTCGTCCTGCTGGCCCGCAACCGGGCCATGGCCCGGGCCCGGGGCCACGACCGGGACGTGGCCCCGGTCCCGGAGCCGGCCACCCCCGAGGTCGACCCCGTCGAGAGCGCCGCCGCCGCGGTGGCGGGCCTGGCCGAGCGGACCGCCGCGGCCCGGCGAGACGGGACCGACGACACCGAGGAGCCGGCGCGCCGCCGGGGTGGGCGCCGCCGCCGCAGGAAGGGATCCCCGTGA
- a CDS encoding DUF5719 family protein, translating to MSPRFGRRERAASRTDTGPTRAERRRGTGGPGRSGAAPSRRWPALVLIAALVVGGVVLGSDDVAVEDPPPADPSTLLPIAAPDDALGSVWFCAGQSAGDDTPADGTLVISNPSDEAAAGRIELVSAEGEEAADEVAVEPWTTTRVRVADLLAGEWVAARVETTSGTVVVEHEVVGEAGRDVAPCQTRAADRLYLPSGATTRDAQLTLLVFNPYSDAATVDLSFVTDDGVRRPRALQGLPVPAGAVVPVDVSGVVTVRPLVATILTARRGRVVVDRVQTFDGRGAATTEEEAAEEPYRREGLTVTPAVPRTATDWVFPAGLRAPGIHEQITVFNPGEELAEVDVTLDLADPQRNGTLDPFALEVPGGEARVLEVDEAEGVPEGVTHSVRVTSTNQVPVVAERALAVTGDASYRAQLTSTGAPVVSEGWVFAAGWRGPDEEAQRIALANPGDEEVTVELVAYGDGERSDPLGDEPITLAPGEHVELDVGQLGGLEEGQTSLEVTASAPIVAERRLISRSPSDDPDADDAEPGVGGSAALGVPVGPGTAALGE from the coding sequence GTGAGCCCACGCTTCGGACGGAGGGAGCGCGCCGCGTCGCGCACCGACACCGGCCCGACCCGCGCCGAGCGGCGCCGGGGGACGGGCGGGCCCGGCCGGTCCGGGGCCGCCCCGAGCCGACGCTGGCCGGCGCTGGTCCTGATCGCCGCCCTGGTCGTCGGGGGGGTGGTCCTGGGCTCCGACGACGTCGCCGTCGAGGACCCGCCCCCGGCCGACCCCAGCACCCTGCTCCCGATCGCGGCGCCCGACGACGCCCTGGGCTCGGTGTGGTTCTGCGCGGGCCAGAGCGCCGGCGACGACACCCCGGCCGACGGCACGCTGGTCATCTCCAACCCGTCCGACGAGGCCGCGGCCGGGCGCATCGAGCTGGTCTCGGCCGAGGGCGAGGAGGCGGCCGACGAGGTCGCGGTGGAGCCCTGGACCACCACCCGGGTCCGGGTGGCCGACCTGCTGGCCGGCGAGTGGGTGGCGGCACGGGTGGAGACCACCTCGGGCACCGTGGTGGTCGAGCACGAGGTGGTGGGCGAGGCCGGGCGCGACGTGGCGCCGTGCCAGACCCGGGCCGCCGACCGGCTCTACCTCCCCTCGGGGGCCACCACCCGCGACGCCCAGCTCACCCTCCTGGTGTTCAACCCGTACTCCGACGCCGCGACCGTCGACCTGTCGTTCGTCACCGACGACGGCGTCCGCCGGCCTCGCGCCCTGCAGGGCCTCCCCGTCCCGGCCGGCGCCGTCGTCCCCGTCGACGTCTCCGGCGTCGTCACCGTCCGGCCCCTGGTCGCCACCATCCTCACCGCCCGGCGGGGACGGGTGGTCGTCGACCGGGTGCAGACCTTCGACGGCCGGGGCGCAGCCACCACCGAGGAGGAGGCGGCCGAGGAGCCCTACCGGCGCGAGGGCCTCACCGTCACCCCGGCCGTGCCCCGGACCGCCACCGACTGGGTGTTCCCGGCCGGCCTGCGGGCCCCCGGGATCCACGAGCAGATCACGGTGTTCAACCCGGGCGAGGAGCTGGCCGAGGTCGACGTCACCCTCGACCTGGCCGACCCCCAGCGCAACGGCACGCTCGACCCCTTCGCCCTGGAGGTGCCGGGGGGCGAGGCCCGGGTGCTCGAGGTCGACGAGGCCGAGGGCGTCCCCGAGGGCGTCACCCACTCGGTGAGGGTCACCTCCACCAACCAGGTGCCGGTCGTGGCCGAGCGCGCCCTGGCCGTGACCGGCGACGCCAGCTACCGGGCCCAGCTCACCAGCACCGGCGCCCCGGTCGTCTCCGAGGGGTGGGTGTTCGCCGCGGGGTGGCGGGGGCCCGACGAGGAGGCCCAGCGCATCGCCCTGGCCAACCCGGGCGACGAGGAGGTCACCGTCGAGCTGGTGGCCTACGGCGACGGCGAGCGCAGCGACCCACTCGGCGACGAGCCGATCACCCTCGCGCCCGGCGAGCACGTGGAGCTCGACGTCGGCCAGCTGGGCGGGCTGGAGGAGGGCCAGACGTCCCTCGAGGTCACGGCCTCGGCGCCCATCGTCGCCGAGCGCCGCCTCATCAGCCGCTCGCCGAGCGACGACCCCGACGCCGACGACGCCGAGCCCGGCGTCGGGGGCTCGGCCGCCCTGGGCGTGCCCGTCGGCCCCGGCACCGCCGCCCTGGGCGAGTAG
- a CDS encoding SDR family NAD(P)-dependent oxidoreductase, with product MIDDATGRVVLVTGAGRACGRVIAEDLAARHAHVVVNDIDPRTGAETVDRITAEGGEATLVVADVADDAQVARMVDACVETYGRLDVAVNNAGIEVPVEVADSTPEQFAAVLATNLQGVRSCVAHEIRALRAGGRGGAILNMSSVSSDLAAARGNGLYAAAKGGVDGLTKTVAVEVAAEGISVNALSFIGADVEGGMFQRFVAETGIPEEELLDAIPAGRKLRPEELCAAVRYLTSEEARFVVGTNMVLDGGFTAM from the coding sequence GTGATCGACGACGCGACCGGCAGGGTGGTGCTGGTGACCGGGGCGGGCCGGGCCTGCGGCCGGGTCATCGCCGAGGACCTCGCCGCCCGGCACGCCCACGTGGTGGTGAACGACATCGACCCCCGCACGGGGGCCGAGACCGTCGACCGGATCACGGCCGAGGGGGGCGAGGCCACGCTCGTGGTGGCCGACGTCGCCGACGACGCCCAGGTCGCCCGGATGGTCGACGCCTGCGTCGAGACCTACGGCCGCCTCGACGTGGCCGTGAACAACGCCGGCATCGAGGTCCCCGTCGAGGTGGCCGACTCCACCCCGGAGCAGTTCGCGGCCGTGCTGGCCACCAACCTCCAGGGGGTGCGCAGCTGCGTGGCCCACGAGATCCGGGCCCTGCGGGCCGGCGGGCGGGGCGGGGCCATCCTCAACATGTCGTCGGTGTCGAGCGACCTGGCGGCGGCGCGGGGCAACGGCCTCTACGCCGCGGCCAAGGGCGGCGTCGACGGCCTGACCAAGACCGTCGCGGTCGAGGTGGCGGCCGAGGGCATCAGCGTCAACGCCCTGTCGTTCATCGGCGCCGACGTCGAGGGCGGCATGTTCCAGCGCTTCGTGGCCGAGACCGGGATCCCCGAGGAGGAGCTCCTCGACGCCATCCCCGCCGGGCGCAAGCTCCGGCCCGAGGAGCTGTGCGCCGCGGTGCGCTACCTCACGAGCGAGGAGGCCCGCTTCGTGGTGGGCACCAACATGGTGCTCGACGGCGGCTTCACCGCCATGTGA
- the ftsH gene encoding ATP-dependent zinc metalloprotease FtsH encodes MSQQGPQLPPQPDDPEGGGKGTKNEPGWPKWSLYLLVAAFLGVMVVAVTSNGEDGNEIPYSAFRNEVTEGNVVKIEYDNPSGNIEGTYADDYKGGETFSTTALQQAPEDVLSLAEENDVELEPKTPGPSFFATWLPLLLPFLFFGGLLWLLNRRASGQMGNIMSIGRSKAKTYSTERPGTTFADVAGYEGVKTEINEVVDFLKHPERFGQIGARIPKGILLVGPPGTGKTLIARAVAGEAGVPFLSVSGSDFMEMFVGVGASRVRDLFQSAKKMGRAIIFIDEIDSIGRKRGAGLGGGHDEREQTLNQMLNEMDGFEATEGIVMMAATNRPDILDPALLRPGRFDRQVVVPLPEQTERLAILGVHTKGKRMSPELDLNVVARGTPGMSGAELSNLVNEAALHAVRQGRQEIDNEDFEYARDRVLMGARRESMALSDAEKELTAYHEAGHAVCASLLENADPLHKVTILPIGMALGVTQQLPVEDRHSYSQHYLEDSIVVAMGGRVAEQLVFGVMTTGAGNDLETSTSRARRMVTEWGMSTRIGPQAWGGQGQVFLGEDLMQSRDHYSDGLAHVIDQEVERILREAEERCRTLLTENRAGLNLVARSLLEHETVDGATVSRLVRMAKEGAPSQPEATSVD; translated from the coding sequence ATGTCGCAGCAGGGCCCGCAGCTCCCTCCCCAGCCTGACGACCCCGAGGGCGGGGGCAAGGGGACCAAGAACGAGCCCGGGTGGCCGAAGTGGTCGCTCTACCTCCTCGTGGCCGCCTTCCTGGGCGTGATGGTGGTGGCCGTCACCTCCAACGGCGAGGACGGCAACGAGATCCCCTACTCCGCGTTCCGCAACGAGGTCACCGAGGGCAACGTCGTCAAGATCGAGTACGACAACCCCTCGGGCAACATCGAGGGCACCTACGCCGACGACTACAAGGGCGGCGAGACCTTCAGCACCACCGCCCTCCAGCAGGCCCCCGAGGACGTCCTCAGCCTGGCCGAGGAGAACGACGTCGAGCTCGAGCCCAAGACGCCCGGGCCCAGCTTCTTCGCCACCTGGCTGCCCCTGCTGCTGCCGTTCCTCTTCTTCGGCGGCCTGCTCTGGCTGCTCAACCGCAGGGCCTCGGGCCAGATGGGCAACATCATGTCCATCGGCCGCAGCAAGGCCAAGACCTACAGCACCGAGCGGCCGGGCACGACCTTCGCCGACGTCGCCGGCTACGAGGGCGTCAAGACCGAGATCAACGAGGTCGTCGACTTCCTGAAGCACCCCGAGCGCTTCGGCCAGATCGGCGCCCGCATCCCCAAGGGCATCCTGCTCGTCGGCCCCCCGGGCACCGGCAAGACCCTCATCGCCCGGGCCGTGGCCGGCGAGGCCGGCGTCCCGTTCCTGTCGGTGTCGGGCTCGGACTTCATGGAGATGTTCGTCGGCGTCGGCGCCAGCCGGGTGCGCGACCTCTTCCAGTCGGCCAAGAAGATGGGCCGGGCCATCATCTTCATCGACGAGATCGACTCCATCGGCCGCAAGCGCGGGGCCGGCCTCGGCGGCGGCCACGACGAGCGGGAGCAGACGCTCAACCAGATGCTCAACGAGATGGACGGCTTCGAGGCCACCGAGGGCATCGTGATGATGGCGGCCACCAACCGCCCCGACATCCTCGACCCCGCCCTGCTCCGCCCCGGCCGCTTCGACCGCCAGGTCGTCGTGCCCCTGCCCGAGCAGACCGAGCGCCTCGCCATCCTCGGCGTGCACACAAAGGGCAAGCGGATGTCGCCCGAGCTCGACCTCAACGTGGTCGCCCGGGGCACCCCCGGCATGAGCGGCGCCGAGCTGTCCAACCTGGTCAACGAGGCCGCCCTCCACGCCGTGCGCCAGGGCCGCCAGGAGATCGACAACGAGGACTTCGAGTACGCCCGGGACCGGGTGCTCATGGGCGCCCGGCGCGAGTCGATGGCCCTCTCCGACGCGGAGAAGGAGCTCACCGCCTACCACGAGGCCGGCCACGCCGTGTGCGCCTCGCTGCTCGAGAACGCGGATCCCCTCCACAAGGTGACCATCCTCCCCATCGGCATGGCCCTGGGCGTCACCCAGCAGCTGCCGGTCGAGGACCGCCACAGCTACAGCCAGCACTACCTCGAGGACTCCATCGTGGTCGCCATGGGCGGTCGGGTGGCCGAGCAGCTGGTCTTCGGCGTGATGACCACCGGCGCCGGCAACGACCTGGAGACGAGCACCAGCCGGGCCCGGCGCATGGTCACCGAGTGGGGCATGAGCACCCGCATCGGCCCCCAGGCGTGGGGCGGCCAGGGCCAGGTGTTCCTGGGCGAGGACCTCATGCAGTCCCGCGACCACTACAGCGACGGGCTGGCCCACGTCATCGACCAGGAGGTCGAGCGCATCCTGCGCGAGGCCGAGGAGCGGTGCCGCACCCTGCTCACCGAGAACCGGGCCGGGCTGAACCTCGTGGCCCGCTCCCTCCTCGAGCACGAGACCGTCGACGGGGCCACCGTCAGCCGCCTGGTCCGCATGGCCAAGGAGGGCGCGCCCAGCCAGCCCGAGGCGACCTCGGTCGACTGA
- a CDS encoding DUF3499 family protein translates to MARRCARPDCAEVASTTLAYEYATSTVWIGPLAEESHPMRHDLCERHADRLRVPQGWQLRDRRDVLPLPLFGRGDALAS, encoded by the coding sequence ATGGCCCGCCGTTGCGCCCGTCCCGACTGCGCCGAGGTGGCGTCGACGACCCTGGCCTACGAGTACGCCACCTCCACGGTCTGGATCGGCCCGCTGGCCGAGGAGAGCCACCCGATGCGCCACGACCTCTGCGAGCGCCACGCCGACCGGCTCCGGGTGCCCCAGGGCTGGCAGCTGCGCGACCGGCGCGACGTGCTGCCCCTGCCGCTCTTCGGCCGCGGCGACGCCCTGGCCAGCTGA
- a CDS encoding CPBP family intramembrane glutamic endopeptidase: MSAPTPAPTRPDAPVPPPAWGLGEVALAAVATLVVQQVVAAVIIAVAGVDVPDGQTPTEAASLAVIALLQTSLWFGMLGSVVVVLRRRRITDPLRALGLRVRALDVPGGLLLGVVCQLVLVPLVSWPWAWAIRQDPDELREPACRLADKADDPLGVVLLVLITVVGAPVVEELFFRGFVQRPAVARLGRVAGVTLTAVLFGLTHFQLLQLPALVVFGLVLGVLAERTGRLGPSIAAHVGFNATTVVSLLLLSSSDAQCREVLGAVAAGVLP; encoded by the coding sequence TTGAGCGCACCGACCCCGGCCCCCACCCGCCCCGACGCACCCGTCCCGCCCCCGGCGTGGGGCCTGGGCGAGGTCGCCCTGGCCGCGGTCGCGACCCTCGTGGTCCAACAGGTGGTCGCCGCCGTCATCATCGCCGTCGCCGGCGTGGACGTCCCCGACGGCCAGACCCCCACCGAGGCGGCGTCGCTGGCGGTCATCGCCCTGCTCCAGACCAGCCTCTGGTTCGGGATGCTCGGCTCGGTGGTGGTCGTGCTGCGGCGCCGGCGCATCACCGACCCGCTCCGCGCCCTCGGCCTGCGGGTGCGGGCCCTCGACGTGCCCGGCGGGCTCCTGCTCGGCGTGGTCTGCCAGCTGGTCCTGGTGCCGCTGGTCTCGTGGCCCTGGGCGTGGGCGATCCGCCAGGACCCCGACGAGCTGCGGGAGCCGGCCTGCCGCCTGGCCGACAAGGCCGACGACCCCCTGGGCGTCGTCCTGCTCGTCCTCATCACCGTGGTCGGTGCCCCCGTCGTGGAGGAGCTGTTCTTCCGGGGCTTCGTGCAGCGCCCCGCCGTGGCCCGCCTCGGTCGGGTGGCGGGCGTGACCCTCACCGCCGTGCTCTTCGGCCTCACCCACTTCCAGCTGCTCCAGCTGCCGGCCCTCGTCGTGTTCGGCCTGGTCCTCGGGGTCCTGGCCGAGCGCACCGGGCGCCTGGGCCCCTCGATCGCGGCCCACGTCGGGTTCAACGCCACCACCGTCGTGTCGCTGCTGCTGCTGTCGTCGTCCGACGCCCAGTGCCGCGAGGTGCTCGGCGCGGTGGCGGCCGGGGTCCTGCCGTGA
- a CDS encoding glycosyltransferase — protein MRRRLRRFASIGLISTLVDVGVLVLLARGLGLIVVVADVGALVAAAAVSFALHRQITFAGDPSVRWVQHPLAFVLTATVAGVVDVAVLRGLVELTGWQTAPELVAAKLPAIAVASVVRFVAYRWVLFGAVREELAARDPRPPAPGDRRLSVVVPAFREQDRIAATVARIREGLGPAVAAADLEVVVVDDGSADATAATARAAGADQVVVLPENRGKGAAVRAGVLAARGRTIAFTDADLSYPPAQVADLLREVEAGWDVVVGSRVHTHTSTLVRARRVRELGGRVINLCTHAVLLGAHRDTQCGLKAFRSDVARSLFSRSRIDGFAFDVELFHLAERDGLSVEEVPVQVVNAERSSVRVVRDGLVLVRDLARIVRGGRAGWYDADPSEVVPTAAGAEQGSD, from the coding sequence GTGAGGCGACGGCTGCGCCGCTTCGCCTCCATCGGGCTCATCTCCACCCTCGTCGACGTGGGGGTGCTGGTGCTCCTGGCCCGGGGGCTGGGCCTCATCGTGGTGGTCGCCGACGTCGGCGCCCTCGTGGCTGCGGCCGCGGTGAGCTTCGCCCTCCACCGCCAGATCACCTTCGCCGGCGACCCCTCGGTGCGCTGGGTCCAGCACCCGCTGGCCTTCGTCCTCACCGCCACGGTCGCCGGGGTGGTCGACGTGGCCGTGCTGCGCGGCCTGGTCGAGCTCACCGGGTGGCAGACGGCCCCGGAGCTGGTGGCGGCCAAGCTCCCCGCCATCGCGGTGGCCTCCGTGGTGCGCTTCGTCGCCTACCGCTGGGTGCTCTTCGGCGCCGTCCGGGAGGAGCTGGCCGCCCGCGACCCCCGCCCCCCGGCCCCCGGCGACCGCCGCCTGAGCGTGGTGGTCCCGGCCTTCCGGGAGCAGGACCGCATCGCCGCCACCGTGGCCCGCATCCGGGAGGGGCTGGGCCCGGCGGTGGCCGCCGCCGACCTCGAGGTGGTGGTCGTCGACGACGGCTCGGCCGACGCCACCGCGGCGACGGCCCGGGCCGCGGGCGCCGACCAGGTGGTGGTCCTGCCCGAGAACCGGGGCAAGGGCGCCGCGGTGCGGGCCGGCGTGCTCGCGGCCCGGGGCCGGACCATCGCCTTCACCGACGCCGACCTGTCCTACCCCCCGGCCCAGGTCGCCGACCTGCTCCGGGAGGTGGAGGCGGGCTGGGACGTCGTCGTGGGCAGCCGGGTCCACACCCACACCTCCACGCTCGTGCGGGCCCGGCGGGTGCGCGAGCTGGGCGGGCGGGTGATCAACCTCTGCACCCACGCCGTCCTCCTGGGGGCCCACCGCGACACCCAGTGCGGGCTGAAGGCGTTCCGCTCCGACGTGGCCCGCTCCCTGTTCTCCCGCAGCCGCATCGACGGCTTCGCCTTCGACGTCGAGCTGTTCCACCTGGCCGAGCGGGACGGGCTGTCGGTCGAGGAGGTCCCCGTGCAGGTGGTGAACGCCGAGCGCTCCAGCGTGCGGGTCGTCCGTGACGGCCTGGTCCTGGTCCGCGACCTGGCGCGCATCGTGCGCGGCGGGCGGGCCGGGTGGTACGACGCCGACCCCTCCGAGGTGGTCCCGACGGCCGCCGGGGCCGAACAGGGCAGCGACTAG